In Candidatus Hydrogenedentota bacterium, the following are encoded in one genomic region:
- a CDS encoding FAD-dependent oxidoreductase, giving the protein MTVSRAAALSFAGLFLCLSACVSPGDARAEDKTVSADVVVYGGTAGGAAAAVQARRMGKTAVLVEPGAHIGGLTSGGLGATDIGNKGAIGGVSREFYRRVRAHYETPEAWTHEKPGDYQNPRKTPNEDAMWTFEPKVAEAILRDMLREAGVEVVCGERMRRPGGAVKEGARLTAVVMESGLTVRGRCFIDATYEGDLMADAGVDFTVGREAGADYGEDLNGVRTAQAKYHQLMRGIDPWRVKGDPSSGLLPGIQPGGPGEEGSGDRRVQAYNFRMCLTDLPENRLPWAKPEGYDPLRYEVLLRNFEAGETRAPWNPILMPNRKTDVNNNFGFSTDNIGMNYGWPGADYAAREAMFQEHLLYQRGLMWTLANDPRVPADIREKVSQWGPCRDEFPEHGGWPHQLYVREARRMRSEYVMTQHNCQGRETADDPVGLAAYTMDSHHVQRYVTADGDVQNEGDVQVGKFPPYPISYKSLRPRRAECENLLVPVCLSASHIAYGSIRMEPVFMVLGQSAATAACQALDAGVPVQDIDYPALRARLEQDGQILAWKP; this is encoded by the coding sequence ATGACTGTTTCCCGCGCCGCAGCCCTGTCTTTTGCCGGCCTGTTCCTGTGCCTGTCCGCCTGCGTGTCCCCCGGGGACGCCCGTGCGGAGGACAAAACGGTCTCCGCCGATGTCGTTGTCTACGGCGGCACGGCCGGCGGCGCGGCGGCCGCCGTGCAGGCGCGGCGCATGGGAAAGACGGCGGTGCTCGTGGAGCCGGGCGCGCACATCGGCGGCCTCACCAGCGGCGGCCTCGGCGCCACGGACATCGGGAACAAGGGGGCCATCGGCGGCGTCTCCCGCGAGTTCTACCGCCGCGTGAGGGCGCACTACGAGACGCCGGAGGCGTGGACCCATGAGAAGCCTGGGGACTACCAAAACCCCCGGAAGACCCCGAACGAAGACGCCATGTGGACCTTTGAGCCGAAGGTGGCCGAGGCGATCCTGCGCGACATGCTCCGCGAGGCGGGGGTGGAGGTTGTCTGCGGCGAGCGCATGAGGCGCCCGGGCGGCGCGGTGAAAGAGGGCGCGCGGCTCACGGCGGTGGTCATGGAGAGCGGCCTCACGGTGCGGGGCCGGTGCTTCATTGACGCCACCTACGAGGGCGACCTGATGGCCGACGCCGGGGTGGACTTCACCGTGGGCCGCGAGGCCGGGGCGGACTACGGCGAGGACCTCAACGGCGTGCGCACGGCCCAGGCCAAATACCACCAGCTCATGCGCGGCATAGACCCCTGGCGCGTGAAGGGCGACCCGTCCAGCGGGCTCCTGCCCGGCATCCAGCCCGGCGGCCCCGGGGAGGAGGGGTCCGGCGACCGCCGCGTGCAGGCCTACAACTTCCGCATGTGCCTGACCGACCTTCCCGAAAACCGCCTGCCCTGGGCGAAGCCCGAAGGCTACGACCCCCTGCGCTACGAGGTGCTCCTGCGCAACTTCGAGGCCGGCGAGACCCGCGCCCCCTGGAACCCCATCCTCATGCCCAACCGCAAGACGGACGTGAACAACAATTTCGGGTTCTCCACCGACAACATCGGCATGAACTATGGCTGGCCCGGGGCGGACTACGCCGCGCGCGAGGCGATGTTCCAGGAGCACCTGCTGTACCAGCGCGGGCTCATGTGGACCCTCGCCAACGACCCGCGCGTGCCCGCGGACATCCGGGAAAAGGTCTCCCAGTGGGGCCCCTGCCGCGACGAGTTCCCCGAGCACGGCGGCTGGCCGCACCAGCTCTACGTGCGCGAGGCGCGCCGCATGCGGTCGGAGTACGTCATGACCCAGCACAACTGCCAGGGCCGGGAGACGGCCGACGACCCCGTCGGCCTGGCCGCCTACACCATGGACTCCCACCACGTCCAGCGCTACGTCACCGCCGACGGCGACGTGCAGAACGAGGGCGACGTGCAGGTCGGCAAGTTCCCGCCCTACCCGATTTCCTACAAGTCCCTGCGCCCGCGCCGGGCGGAATGCGAGAACCTCCTCGTGCCCGTGTGCCTGTCCGCCTCCCACATCGCCTACGGCTCCATCCGCATGGAGCCCGTGTTCATGGTCCTCGGCCAGTCCGCCGCCACGGCCGCCTGCCAGGCCCTCGACGCCGGCGTCCCCGTCCAGGACATAGACTACCCCGCCCTCCGCGCCCGCCTCGAACAGGACGGCCAAATCCTCGCCTGGAAGCCGTGA
- the gap gene encoding type I glyceraldehyde-3-phosphate dehydrogenase, with protein MATKIGINGFGRIGRNVFKILMKDPAFDVVSINDLTDAKTLAHLLKYDSVFGVYDAEVSHTDDAIIVNGKEVKITAIKDPAEIGWGARGVEMVLESTGRFSTKADCMKHIAGGAKKVLLSVPPKDAVDAIIVVGVNCGTLKATDQIVSNASCTTNCLAPVAKVLHEAFGIKRGMMNTIHAYTNDQAVLDVPHKDLRRARAAANAIIPTTTGAARAVGKVLPELAGKLDGFSMRVPVIDGSVVDLTVELNKNVTKEEINAAMKAASEGALKGVLAYCADPVVSRDIIGNPHSSVFDSLMTMVMDGNFAKVVSWYDNEFGYSNRCVDLFKKMA; from the coding sequence ATGGCGACAAAGATCGGTATCAACGGGTTCGGGCGCATCGGCCGCAACGTTTTCAAGATCCTCATGAAGGATCCGGCCTTTGATGTGGTGAGCATCAACGACCTGACGGACGCCAAGACGCTGGCGCACCTGCTGAAGTATGACAGCGTGTTCGGCGTGTACGACGCGGAGGTCTCGCACACGGACGACGCGATCATCGTGAACGGCAAGGAAGTGAAGATCACGGCGATCAAGGACCCGGCGGAGATCGGGTGGGGCGCCCGGGGCGTGGAGATGGTGCTGGAGTCCACGGGCCGCTTCTCGACCAAGGCGGACTGCATGAAGCACATCGCGGGCGGCGCCAAGAAGGTGCTGCTGAGCGTGCCGCCGAAGGACGCGGTGGACGCGATCATCGTGGTCGGCGTGAACTGCGGGACGCTGAAGGCGACCGACCAGATCGTGTCGAACGCCTCGTGCACGACGAACTGCCTGGCCCCGGTCGCGAAGGTCCTCCACGAGGCCTTCGGGATCAAGCGCGGCATGATGAACACGATCCACGCGTACACGAACGACCAGGCCGTGCTGGACGTGCCCCACAAGGACCTGCGCCGCGCCCGCGCCGCCGCGAACGCGATCATCCCCACCACGACGGGCGCCGCGCGCGCCGTCGGCAAGGTGCTTCCGGAGCTTGCGGGCAAGCTGGACGGCTTCTCCATGCGCGTGCCGGTCATTGACGGCTCCGTGGTGGACCTGACGGTCGAGCTGAACAAGAACGTGACGAAGGAGGAGATCAACGCGGCGATGAAGGCGGCGTCCGAGGGCGCGCTGAAGGGCGTGCTGGCGTACTGCGCCGACCCGGTCGTGTCCCGCGACATCATCGGCAACCCGCACTCCAGCGTGTTCGACTCCCTGATGACGATGGTCATGGACGGGAACTTCGCCAAGGTCGTGTCGTGGTACGACAACGAGTTCGGCTACTCCAACCGCTGCGTGGACCTCTTCAAGAAGATGGCCTGA
- a CDS encoding phosphoglycerate kinase gives MKKLGIEDLDLAGKTVLMRVDFNVPQHADGTVRDDMRIRAALKSINYVRDHGGKLVLMSHLGRPKKVKDDPAKLALLRMDPVADHLRSLVGGNVTKLDEVAGPAVEAAVAAMQPGDIILLENTRFHPGEEKNDPELSQQLAKLGDVYVSDAFGTVHRAHASTEGVTRYVAQSAAGFLVAKEMEYFGKVLQSPERPLVAILGGAKVSDKILVIDNLLNLVDTLVIGGGMAYTFMKAKGMEIGNSLLDKDGVEVAAKAMEKAAAQGVKLMLPVDFKIADAFDNSANTQIVAADAIPAGWEGLDIGPETVRLFTDEVNRAAMIVWNGPVGVFEMPNFAVGTRALADAMASCRGVTIIGGGDTAAAVIQFGLADRMSHVSTGGGASLEMLEGKELPGLVALTDKPGGCGCCCCGG, from the coding sequence ATGAAGAAGTTGGGCATCGAGGATCTGGACCTTGCGGGCAAGACCGTGCTCATGCGCGTGGACTTCAACGTGCCGCAGCACGCGGACGGGACGGTGCGCGACGACATGCGCATCCGGGCCGCGCTGAAGAGCATCAACTACGTCCGCGACCACGGCGGGAAGCTGGTGCTCATGTCGCACCTGGGCCGCCCGAAGAAGGTGAAGGACGACCCGGCAAAGCTGGCGCTGCTGAGGATGGACCCCGTGGCGGACCACCTTCGGTCGCTGGTGGGCGGCAACGTGACGAAGCTGGACGAGGTGGCCGGGCCGGCCGTGGAGGCCGCCGTGGCCGCCATGCAGCCGGGCGACATCATCCTGCTGGAGAACACGCGCTTCCATCCGGGCGAGGAGAAGAACGACCCCGAACTGTCGCAGCAGCTGGCGAAGCTGGGCGACGTGTATGTGAGCGACGCGTTCGGCACGGTGCACCGGGCCCACGCGTCCACCGAGGGCGTGACGCGGTATGTCGCGCAGAGCGCGGCGGGCTTCCTTGTGGCGAAGGAGATGGAGTATTTCGGCAAGGTGCTCCAGTCGCCGGAGCGGCCGCTGGTGGCGATCCTGGGCGGCGCGAAGGTGTCGGACAAGATTTTGGTGATTGACAACCTGCTGAACCTGGTGGACACGCTGGTGATCGGCGGCGGCATGGCCTACACCTTCATGAAGGCGAAGGGCATGGAGATCGGGAACTCGCTGCTGGACAAGGACGGCGTCGAGGTGGCGGCGAAGGCGATGGAGAAGGCCGCGGCGCAGGGCGTGAAGCTGATGCTGCCGGTGGACTTCAAGATCGCGGACGCGTTCGACAACAGCGCGAACACGCAGATTGTGGCGGCGGACGCCATCCCGGCGGGGTGGGAGGGCCTCGACATCGGCCCCGAGACCGTCAGGCTGTTCACGGACGAGGTCAACCGCGCGGCCATGATCGTGTGGAACGGCCCCGTGGGCGTGTTTGAGATGCCGAATTTCGCCGTGGGCACGCGCGCCCTGGCGGACGCCATGGCGTCGTGCAGGGGCGTGACGATCATCGGCGGCGGCGACACGGCCGCGGCGGTGATCCAGTTCGGCCTGGCCGACAGGATGTCCCACGTGTCCACCGGCGGCGGCGCGTCGCTGGAGATGCTTGAGGGCAAGGAGCTTCCGGGCCTGGTGGCCCTGACGGACAAACCGGGCGGCTGCGGCTGCTGCTGCTGCGGCGGCTGA
- the rpsO gene encoding 30S ribosomal protein S15, which translates to MPLTKEKKEELIKKYGKAEGDTGSPEVQAALLTERILHLTEHSKAHPKDHATRRGLLKLVGRRRHLLDYVRKCDVERYRELVKALGLRK; encoded by the coding sequence ATGCCCCTGACGAAAGAGAAGAAAGAGGAACTGATCAAGAAGTACGGCAAGGCCGAGGGCGACACGGGCTCGCCGGAGGTGCAGGCGGCGCTCCTGACGGAGCGCATCCTCCACCTGACCGAGCATTCCAAGGCCCACCCCAAGGACCATGCCACGCGGCGCGGCCTGCTGAAGCTGGTCGGACGCCGCCGCCACCTGCTGGACTACGTCCGCAAGTGCGACGTCGAGCGGTACCGCGAGCTGGTGAAGGCGCTGGGCCTGCGCAAGTGA
- the pnp gene encoding polyribonucleotide nucleotidyltransferase encodes MVERISVMVGSDSVEFETGRIAKQAHGAVICRSGDTMVLSAVVVAPESKPGQDFFPMTVDYREKFYSVGQIPGNFFRREARPSEREILVCRLTDRPLRPLFPKGFTNETLVCQTVLSADNLHNPDVLSINAASAALHISKIPLSEPIGAVRVGCVEGEFVVNPPMDQMPASTLDIVVAGTAGALCMVEGLAKEVSEGVMADALEFAHGHIRNIVAAIEELRTRVGVEKMVFTPPVVEEEVVADVAALAEARLKEALAIREKILRLDTIDAVKAETLAALQAKYGEELYAAREAGIGAAFSDLKKRTMRGAVIETSVRMDGRRLDEVRPITIEVGVLPRAHGSALFTRGETQALVATTLGTSRDEMRLDELTGDSFQRFFLHYNFPSWSVGEVRRITGPGRREVGHGKLAERALQSVMTFLEEGENAPAPEDDFPYTLRIVSEVTESNGSSSMATVCGGSLSLMDAGVPVSAPVAGIAMGMIKEGDEIRILSDILGDEDHLGDMDFKVCGTAKGITAFQMDTKVKGLSRDVMERALAQARAGRDHILGKMNEALDKPRSDISPYAPRIYTITIDPDKIREVIGPGGKVIREIQSASGAEIEIEDDGRIHVAAVDKASADAAIEMIRGIVAEVEVGKIYHGTITRLMNFGAFCSVFGNKEGLIHISEMAPHRVNEVTDVLNVGDEVDVKVIEIDKMGRVNLSKLAADIELGRVDPSEVENRGGGDRGGDRGGRGGDRDRGGRGGDRGRGGDRGGRGGDRGGRGGDRRR; translated from the coding sequence ATGGTAGAACGCATTTCAGTGATGGTCGGCTCCGATTCCGTCGAATTCGAGACCGGCCGAATCGCCAAACAGGCGCACGGCGCCGTCATCTGCCGGAGCGGCGACACGATGGTCCTTTCGGCCGTCGTGGTGGCGCCCGAATCCAAACCGGGGCAGGATTTCTTCCCCATGACCGTGGACTACCGGGAGAAGTTTTACTCGGTGGGCCAGATTCCGGGGAACTTCTTCCGGCGCGAGGCGCGCCCCTCGGAGCGTGAGATCCTCGTGTGCCGCCTGACGGACCGCCCCCTGCGGCCCCTCTTCCCCAAGGGCTTCACCAACGAGACCCTGGTCTGCCAGACGGTCCTGTCGGCGGACAACCTCCACAACCCCGACGTGCTGTCCATCAACGCGGCGTCGGCGGCCCTGCACATCTCCAAAATCCCCCTTTCCGAGCCCATCGGCGCCGTGCGCGTCGGGTGCGTCGAGGGGGAGTTTGTCGTGAACCCGCCCATGGACCAGATGCCCGCCAGCACCCTCGACATCGTTGTCGCGGGCACCGCGGGGGCCCTGTGCATGGTCGAGGGCCTGGCGAAGGAGGTCTCAGAGGGCGTGATGGCCGACGCGCTTGAGTTTGCCCACGGCCACATCAGGAACATCGTGGCGGCGATCGAGGAGCTGCGCACCCGCGTCGGCGTCGAGAAGATGGTTTTCACGCCGCCCGTGGTTGAGGAGGAGGTGGTGGCGGACGTCGCCGCCCTCGCCGAGGCGCGCCTCAAGGAGGCCCTGGCCATCCGCGAGAAGATCCTGCGCCTCGACACGATTGACGCCGTGAAGGCGGAGACCCTTGCGGCCCTCCAGGCAAAGTACGGCGAGGAGCTGTACGCGGCGCGGGAGGCCGGCATCGGCGCGGCCTTCTCCGACCTGAAGAAGCGCACCATGCGCGGCGCGGTCATCGAGACCAGCGTGCGCATGGACGGCCGCCGGCTGGACGAGGTGCGCCCCATCACCATCGAGGTGGGGGTGCTGCCCCGGGCCCACGGCTCCGCGCTGTTCACGCGCGGCGAGACGCAGGCGCTTGTGGCGACCACGCTGGGCACGAGCCGCGACGAGATGCGGCTGGACGAGCTCACGGGCGACAGCTTCCAGCGCTTTTTCCTGCACTATAACTTCCCGTCCTGGTCGGTCGGCGAGGTGCGCCGGATCACCGGCCCGGGCCGCCGCGAGGTGGGCCACGGCAAGCTGGCCGAGCGGGCGCTCCAGTCGGTCATGACCTTCCTGGAGGAGGGCGAGAACGCCCCGGCCCCCGAGGACGACTTCCCCTACACCCTGCGCATCGTGTCCGAGGTGACCGAGAGCAACGGCTCCAGCTCCATGGCCACGGTGTGCGGCGGGTCGCTCAGCCTGATGGACGCCGGCGTGCCGGTGTCGGCCCCGGTGGCGGGCATCGCCATGGGGATGATCAAGGAGGGTGACGAGATCCGCATCCTGTCCGACATCCTGGGCGACGAGGACCACCTCGGCGACATGGACTTCAAGGTGTGCGGCACGGCGAAGGGCATCACGGCGTTCCAGATGGACACCAAGGTGAAGGGCCTCTCGCGCGACGTGATGGAGCGGGCGCTGGCGCAGGCCCGCGCGGGCCGCGACCACATCCTGGGCAAGATGAACGAGGCGCTCGACAAGCCGCGCTCCGACATCTCCCCGTACGCGCCGCGGATATACACCATCACGATTGATCCGGACAAGATCCGCGAGGTGATTGGACCCGGCGGCAAGGTCATCCGCGAGATCCAGAGCGCCAGCGGCGCCGAGATCGAGATCGAGGACGACGGGCGGATCCATGTGGCGGCCGTGGACAAGGCCAGCGCCGACGCGGCCATCGAGATGATCCGCGGGATCGTCGCCGAGGTCGAGGTCGGGAAGATCTACCACGGCACCATCACGCGCCTCATGAACTTCGGCGCCTTCTGCTCCGTCTTCGGAAACAAGGAGGGCCTGATCCACATCTCCGAGATGGCCCCGCACCGCGTCAACGAGGTCACCGACGTGCTCAACGTCGGCGACGAGGTGGACGTGAAGGTCATCGAGATTGACAAGATGGGCCGCGTCAACCTGTCCAAGCTGGCGGCGGACATCGAACTCGGCCGGGTGGACCCGTCCGAGGTCGAGAACCGCGGCGGCGGCGACCGGGGCGGCGACCGCGGCGGACGCGGCGGCGACCGGGACCGCGGCGGGCGCGGCGGTGACCGCGGGCGCGGCGGTGACCGCGGCGGACGCGGCGGCGACCGCGGCGGACGCGGGGGGGACCGCAGGCGGTAA
- a CDS encoding insulinase family protein, with amino-acid sequence MNAASSPREEVRVRRLGNGFTVALEPLPYLRTASFGLWVRAGSSSEDARTAGAAHFLEHLFFKGTARRSVHELMAAVEGRGGYINASTGREYTELYLRIPSHHVAAGMDILAEIARESLFCDMEKERGVILEEIASIEDSPEDLVFDLSAEAHWPDHPLGRPVAGTAASVSALTRDDIVNFYRAWYTPENMVFSVSGGFDEADVMARAERLFGDWPAAAPPPFVSEPAFRAGASAAARPVSQAHLVLTFPGVSVSDPRYYTASLLANLLGGGSTSRLFERIREEEGLAYSVYASHNCYARAGVFDVYEAVARKHTRRALALACAELRRARTEPAPAEEVATNREEIKGSMLMSLESSLSRAARAAKNLLFLGRVLDVGEVMAGFDAVTPEALLEMAAETFTPDRCAFMALLPRGMKPPEVDLS; translated from the coding sequence ATGAACGCAGCGTCATCCCCCCGGGAGGAGGTGCGGGTGCGGCGGCTCGGCAACGGGTTCACCGTCGCGCTGGAGCCGCTTCCCTACCTGCGCACGGCCTCTTTCGGCCTGTGGGTCCGGGCGGGCTCCTCGTCCGAGGACGCCCGCACCGCCGGGGCCGCCCACTTCCTGGAGCACCTGTTCTTCAAGGGCACCGCGCGCCGCTCGGTCCACGAGCTGATGGCCGCCGTGGAGGGCCGGGGCGGGTACATCAACGCGTCCACGGGCCGCGAGTACACCGAGCTGTACCTGCGCATCCCGTCGCACCATGTGGCCGCCGGCATGGACATCCTCGCCGAGATCGCCCGCGAGTCCCTCTTCTGCGACATGGAGAAGGAGCGCGGCGTCATTCTGGAGGAGATCGCCTCCATCGAGGACAGCCCCGAGGACCTCGTCTTCGACCTGTCCGCCGAGGCCCACTGGCCGGACCACCCCCTGGGCCGCCCCGTCGCGGGCACGGCCGCGTCCGTCTCCGCCCTCACGCGCGACGACATCGTGAACTTCTACCGCGCCTGGTACACGCCGGAGAACATGGTGTTCTCCGTTTCCGGCGGCTTCGACGAGGCGGATGTGATGGCCCGGGCGGAAAGGCTCTTCGGCGACTGGCCCGCGGCGGCGCCGCCGCCCTTTGTGTCGGAGCCCGCCTTCCGCGCCGGGGCGTCCGCGGCCGCCCGCCCCGTGTCGCAGGCGCACCTGGTGCTGACCTTCCCCGGTGTGTCCGTGTCGGACCCCCGGTACTACACGGCGTCGCTCCTGGCGAACCTGCTGGGCGGCGGGTCCACCTCGCGGCTCTTCGAGCGCATCCGCGAGGAGGAGGGCCTGGCCTACAGCGTCTACGCCTCCCACAACTGCTACGCGCGGGCGGGCGTCTTCGACGTGTACGAGGCGGTCGCGCGGAAGCACACCCGCCGCGCGCTCGCCCTCGCCTGCGCCGAGCTGCGGCGCGCGCGCACCGAGCCCGCCCCGGCGGAGGAGGTGGCCACCAACCGCGAGGAGATCAAGGGATCCATGCTCATGTCCCTGGAGAGCTCCCTGTCCCGCGCCGCGCGCGCGGCGAAAAACCTGCTCTTTCTGGGCCGCGTGCTGGATGTCGGCGAGGTCATGGCGGGCTTCGACGCCGTCACGCCGGAGGCCCTGCTGGAAATGGCCGCGGAAACCTTCACCCCGGACCGCTGCGCCTTCATGGCGCTGCTGCCCCGGGGCATGAAACCGCCGGAGGTGGACCTGTCATGA
- the dut gene encoding dUTP diphosphatase → MSEPREVVVDIARDPGTEDLPLPRYETDHAAGMDLRAAVTEPLTVPPGGRALVPTGLRVAVPPGFEAQVRPRSGLALKRGITLPNSPGTIDADYRGEVKVILMNAGDEPFVIRRGDRIAQLVVAPVARAVWRPAAELPPTARGDGGFGHTGT, encoded by the coding sequence ATGAGCGAGCCGCGGGAGGTTGTGGTGGACATCGCGCGCGATCCGGGCACGGAGGACCTCCCCCTGCCGCGCTACGAGACGGACCACGCCGCGGGCATGGACCTGCGGGCGGCGGTCACGGAGCCGCTGACCGTCCCGCCGGGCGGGCGCGCCCTCGTGCCCACGGGCCTGCGCGTCGCCGTGCCGCCGGGCTTCGAGGCCCAGGTGCGCCCGCGCAGCGGCCTCGCCCTGAAGCGCGGGATCACCCTGCCCAACAGCCCCGGGACCATTGACGCGGACTACCGCGGCGAGGTGAAGGTCATCCTGATGAACGCGGGGGACGAGCCCTTTGTCATCCGGCGGGGCGACCGCATCGCCCAGCTTGTGGTCGCGCCGGTGGCGCGGGCGGTGTGGCGGCCCGCCGCCGAACTGCCCCCCACGGCGCGCGGCGACGGCGGCTTCGGCCACACCGGCACCTGA
- a CDS encoding sulfite exporter TauE/SafE family protein, which translates to MLGFLDEFILPGTSPWLFWPFVLTGVIIQGISKSGFAGGAGILSLPMMMLVMPVDRVPAVLLPLLILFDMNAVYHHRTNKDLRLVRTIFYPSLLGTALATWVWYKVGKEGVGEYGGYIKQFTGVIAILFAAYIFAKETSMKWVSGRKAGPGLGVVAGVAAGFTSTINHSAGPIVSLYMFSQNLGKSFFTGTVAWTFACINLSKLPSYAGLGLIDYSVLKFDLLLLPLIPLGSWIGKWMHHTVSERAFNWVIFVLTVIASVHLVFGVNLVSLALGLVF; encoded by the coding sequence ATGCTCGGTTTTTTGGACGAGTTCATCCTTCCCGGCACCAGCCCCTGGCTGTTCTGGCCCTTCGTGCTCACGGGGGTCATCATCCAGGGCATCAGCAAGTCCGGGTTTGCGGGCGGCGCGGGCATTTTGTCACTGCCGATGATGATGCTCGTCATGCCGGTGGACCGCGTGCCCGCCGTGCTCCTGCCGCTGCTCATCCTGTTCGACATGAACGCCGTGTACCACCACCGGACCAACAAGGACCTGCGCCTCGTCAGGACCATCTTCTACCCCTCCCTGCTGGGCACCGCGCTGGCCACCTGGGTCTGGTACAAGGTGGGCAAGGAGGGCGTCGGCGAGTACGGCGGCTACATCAAGCAGTTCACCGGCGTCATCGCCATCCTCTTCGCCGCCTACATCTTCGCCAAGGAGACCTCCATGAAGTGGGTGAGCGGGCGGAAGGCCGGCCCGGGGCTCGGCGTCGTGGCGGGCGTGGCCGCGGGCTTCACCTCCACCATCAACCACTCCGCCGGCCCCATCGTCAGCCTCTACATGTTCTCCCAGAATCTCGGCAAGAGCTTCTTCACCGGCACCGTCGCGTGGACCTTCGCCTGCATCAACCTGAGCAAGCTGCCCTCCTACGCGGGACTCGGGCTCATAGACTACAGCGTGCTCAAATTCGACCTGCTCCTCCTGCCGCTGATCCCCCTCGGCTCCTGGATCGGCAAATGGATGCACCACACCGTCTCCGAGCGCGCCTTCAACTGGGTCATCTTCGTGCTGACGGTCATCGCCAGCGTGCATCTGGTGTTCGGGGTCAATCTGGTGTCGCTGGCGCTCGGGCTGGTTTTCTGA
- a CDS encoding prolyl oligopeptidase family serine peptidase gives MKRALLIAAGVFLAILVLGAVAKSRADAAYFSAYNAAAPFNTQVREVTEVASTSLPVSYQLINFTFDGVNGEDVPTLMTFPSPMPAEKVPVIIFLHGIGQNKNFLKEITAPFSATGFAFVSFDQYMQGERKLPKDASMLAQARAFRQRPSKTINETRRLVDYLMTHPQVDTRRIYLVGASYGAITGSTVLSFDKRIRAGVLVYGGGNIPKMLDAPLIKKEAGATTVALLKPLASYILQPADPINYVKGISPTPVYFQNGRHDQLVSVPSSEALIAAAGEPKKVTWYESDHIGLDIENTKLVLRDALQWLLEQDDSFRAPEQKVQELPPFEVES, from the coding sequence ATGAAACGCGCACTGCTCATCGCTGCCGGAGTCTTTCTGGCCATTCTGGTCCTCGGGGCCGTCGCCAAGTCCCGGGCCGACGCCGCCTACTTCAGCGCCTACAACGCGGCCGCGCCGTTCAACACGCAGGTGCGCGAGGTGACGGAGGTGGCCTCGACGAGCCTGCCCGTCAGCTACCAGCTCATCAACTTCACCTTCGACGGCGTGAACGGCGAGGACGTGCCCACGCTCATGACCTTCCCGTCGCCCATGCCCGCCGAGAAGGTCCCCGTGATCATCTTCCTCCACGGCATCGGCCAGAACAAGAACTTCCTGAAGGAGATCACCGCGCCCTTCAGCGCGACGGGCTTCGCCTTCGTGTCGTTTGACCAGTACATGCAGGGGGAGCGCAAGCTGCCCAAGGACGCCTCCATGCTCGCGCAGGCCCGCGCCTTCCGCCAGCGGCCCTCCAAGACCATCAACGAGACGCGGCGGCTCGTGGACTACCTCATGACGCACCCGCAGGTGGACACGCGGCGCATCTACCTGGTCGGCGCGAGCTACGGCGCCATCACGGGCAGCACGGTCCTCTCCTTCGACAAGCGCATCCGCGCCGGCGTGCTGGTCTACGGCGGCGGCAACATCCCCAAGATGCTCGACGCCCCCCTCATCAAGAAAGAGGCGGGCGCCACCACCGTCGCCCTGCTCAAGCCCCTCGCATCGTACATCCTCCAGCCCGCCGACCCCATCAACTACGTCAAGGGCATCTCCCCCACCCCCGTCTACTTCCAGAACGGGAGACACGACCAGCTCGTCTCCGTGCCGTCCTCCGAGGCCCTCATCGCCGCCGCGGGCGAGCCGAAAAAGGTCACCTGGTACGAGTCCGACCACATCGGCCTCGACATCGAGAACACCAAGCTGGTCCTCCGCGACGCCCTCCAGTGGCTGCTGGAACAGGACGACTCCTTCCGCGCCCCGGAGCAGAAGGTCCAGGAGCTGCCGCCCTTCGAGGTGGAGTCCTGA
- the rfbC gene encoding dTDP-4-dehydrorhamnose 3,5-epimerase, producing MPKFTATEIPGVVIIEPEVFRDARGFFLETHHAEKYRNGGIDAVFVQDNHSLSSRGTLRGLHGQTRHPQGKLLRVVEGEIYDVAVDLRPGSPTFCRHVAVTLSAENFRQFYIPPGFAHGFCVLSDRAQLEYKCTDFYRPGDEFALRWDDPGLAIPWPVTDPVLSPRDAAAQPLKDYLASL from the coding sequence ATGCCGAAATTCACAGCGACCGAGATTCCCGGGGTGGTCATCATCGAGCCGGAGGTGTTCCGCGACGCGCGGGGCTTCTTCCTCGAAACCCACCACGCGGAGAAATACCGCAACGGCGGGATTGACGCCGTGTTCGTGCAGGACAACCACTCCCTGTCGTCCCGGGGCACCCTGCGCGGGCTCCACGGGCAGACCCGGCACCCCCAGGGCAAGCTCCTGCGCGTGGTGGAGGGCGAAATCTACGACGTCGCTGTGGACCTGCGGCCCGGCTCCCCCACCTTCTGCCGCCACGTCGCCGTCACCCTGTCGGCGGAAAACTTCCGCCAGTTCTACATCCCCCCCGGATTCGCCCACGGCTTCTGCGTCCTCAGCGACCGCGCCCAGCTTGAGTACAAATGCACCGACTTCTACCGTCCCGGCGACGAGTTTGCCCTCCGCTGGGACGACCCCGGCCTCGCCATCCCCTGGCCCGTGACCGACCCCGTGCTCTCCCCCCGCGACGCCGCCGCCCAGCCGCTGAAGGACTATCTGGCGTCGCTGTGA